One Aphidius gifuensis isolate YNYX2018 linkage group LG3, ASM1490517v1, whole genome shotgun sequence DNA window includes the following coding sequences:
- the LOC122852795 gene encoding rac GTPase-activating protein 1-like, with product MSIIATFDELVQCTNALVDNSCETEFLKFVKSQEIVREKWLAAVVECEQLQKALEKSKNETIDLERKLFHARRLVDDEKKKRRIVEVQKKVLKSKIVMAHELLYAKSGKNITDETREKFQFLNTEINGIHDTIEIEISKERLSLINELENSTSSLLSNSSCYLKSDDDLDASLSFNQSYKKREWKEHIPSDNNSMKKRKLSASNNTESTVVKTHVEGPKKETNKSVDDVVSLEDKGQHIESSSCGSENDKNDNDDVNLLSTESKLDPSCHALKPKFMRGHNFKTVISTEICIPCGKKVQFLKGAVKCNDCKTVAHAECKNIVALPCVPVGNAISLRGANGTIADYTPLITPMIPSLVVHCINEIELRGMNEKDLYNDNNKTVMTDVKRLKKQFLKCKGVPDLSKINVTILSSTVREFFKSLREPLITICFAIDFVRASEMTNKKNSIAAFYYAISEMPQPNRDTLAFLILHLQRVLINQYNKLTKHKIAELFGPILIGYSKIKQSTLTSKMNETKTKILIIEHLLNIPSDYWAQYVQSNDNDDDNDIKKNNEITYSTESLFKRTLSKTFLNPSSRKNNYTFIKKS from the exons atgTCAATCATTGCAACGTTTGATGAACTTGTTCAATGTACAAATGCTCTTGTTGATAATTCTTGTGaaactgaatttttaaaatttgtaaaaagcCAAGAAATAGTAAGAGAAAAATGGCTTGCAGCTGTTGTTGAATGTGAACAATTGCAAAAAGCATtggaaaaatctaaaaatgaaacaattgatttggaaagaaaattatttcatgCACGTCgtcttgttgatgatgaaaaaaaaaaacgacgtaTTGTTGAAGTACAAAAAAAGGTTCTt aaaagtaAAATTGTCATGGCACATGAATTGTTGTATGCCAagagtggaaaaaatataactgatGAAACAcgtgaaaaatttcaatttttaaacacCGAAATCAATGGAATTCATGatacaattgaaattgaaatttccAAAGAAAG attGAGCCTGATAAATGAACTCGAGAATAGCACTTCATCATTGTTAAGTAATTCAAGTTGCTATTTAAAATCTGATGATGATTTAGATGCAAGTTTATCATTCAATCAGAGTTATAAAAAACGTGAATGGAAAGAGCACATTCCAAGTGATAATAATTCTATGAAAAAACGTAAATTATCAGCTTCAAATAATACTGAAAGTACAGTTGTTAAAACACATGTTGAAGgaccaaaaaaagaaacaaacaaATCAGTTGATGATGTGGTATCACTTGAAGATAAAGGTCAGCAtattgaatcatcatcatgtggatctgaaaatgataaaaatgataatgatgatgttaatttattgtcaaCAGAATCAAAGTTAGATCCATCTTGTCATGCATTAAAACCAAAATTTATGAGAggacataattttaaaacagttATATCAACTGAAATATGTATACCATGTGGAAAAAaagtacaatttttaaaaggaGCTGTTAAATGTAATGATTGTAAAACTGTTGCACATGCAGagtgtaaaaatattgttgcatTACCATGTGTACCAGTTGGTAATGCAATATCATTACGTGGTGCAAATGGTACAATTGCTGATTATACACCATTAATTACACCAATGATACCATCACTTGTTGTTCATTgtattaatgaaattgaattacgtggaatgaatgaaaaagatttatacaatgataataacaaaacTGTCATGACAGATGTTAaacgtttaaaaaaacaatttttaaaatgcaaaGGTGTAcctgatttatcaaaaattaatgttacaatattatcatcaactgttagagaattttttaaatcacttcGTGAAccattaataacaatttgtttTGCTATTGATTTCGTACGTGCTAGtgaaatgacaaataaaaaaaattcaattgctgCATTTTATTATGCAATATCTGAAATGCCACAACCAAATCGTGATACActtgcatttttaatattacatttacAACGagtattgataaatcaatataataaattaacaaagcATAAAATTGCTGAATTATTTGGACCAATATTAATTGgatatagtaaaataaaacaatcaacattaacatcaaaaatgaatgaaaCTAAAACaaagatattaattattgaacatttattaaatataccaTCTGACTATTGGGCACAGTATGTTCAATcaaatgacaatgatgatgataatgatattaaaaaaaataatgaaataacatATTCAACTGAGTCATTATTTAAACGTACATTATCAAAGACTTTTTTAAATCCATCAtcacgtaaaaataattatacatttattaaaaaaagttaa
- the LOC122852776 gene encoding zinc finger protein Xfin-like translates to MDAVSIDTNEPSQTADDEPVDQHDDICRICLTTSVVMRNLFIEDDVVSLSTKLMACTNIKMIPDDGLPTQLCCDCADKLETAYELKLQAEHADNTLRGKLDKWSVKDEFFFNEVEVHLDNERSVDKNYENNKKQQEQQQQHQQIDCHDKNNLMEVQEDLGNDHDHHDDCSNTCKTENYNVPESITIGEHNYMVQQDYSLTNEEQDKILEQDSNHDTTDYTVIINENVMDHQNEMIDDEKNAKNPLQLNNSGSDNNETNYFENLSLSCRLKQANIDKKKDINKIFFMCFICDKQFTSKNSIKEHMNSHDEIRNKLPEKIIKSPLQPSSQPLKSTSSGKKLNKCPYCGKEYLYVISFKKHLKQHENSDDVIGQTSISQLSNDQEINFNSDNDFDNTDGTFEVITDDRDDNDDDDDDNDDNNCTYTGTLEANQVNAEEEKSTNIITTTDQATCSTNDNLNKHIILNETQLNIKMHTSDNDSDLLKNSTQFNIDNNEFIEDNLQKELNKNNEGQLENLLTTNDNSHDDGDDDDNGDNINKKINKQETIIESRLPKIKYRCKICLQEFHKKDELSSHANEHAALKNIYKCTECNKNFGNELTLRNHLIATNHRTIIQGSEYDPNKRIKRVAAKAAQKIIDKIKIENDDDDIDYNDKKPIITTTTTTATTNLCSSEKLLLAIKNKTYNFGNNKRDIECESCGKKCSSKQYLIKHMEHHVREEKLMQQDDDNKKVKKIIDTNTKEQISKKTNWNTFNMQNDLMNTDDDEDDDDDEFDNCMNWPMDNHECPTCKKRYSTKKSLLRHQLLHDDPNYECDICNVKFYRKDKLKAHYDKCSEKNPDQVRKCNICGDIFENNEILREHRSKHVDEGILTEEDLRELEPTSDDKTNNEKIPRKRRTDIVGLECTECNKQYTSRKGLLRHIQVHEGKKYLCDICPKKFYRREHLKIHVAKHNMIKPYKCSRCSKRFIKEEQLSQHLTKHERTVKNKIKDTDSNSKRFLCEICSKSFTQSTTLVAHLRAHNGIKPFVCEVCARPFTTNAYLKMHMRTHTNERPYTCEYCSRAFARADTLANHLTSHTGEAKYLCKYCPKKFRRLKSLKEHVFIHTGQRPYACPTCDRRFNNNGSRYAHSKRCKQNLMQSVAAAQEPNQTNIIEIQTLELPQQHQQQLQQHQQDQQDQQDQQNHHHQQHHHQQLLQQQQQQQEQHQQQLDDNGDDMQLHNNSLQQQTQQIQVQIQQEPHPTHIHCAVNNTMQVVQNKGLKTITLRPDLVTSHQLIQQDNNISLPYLPLTILPLTVALTDDDEVILPEGAKLFTTTQ, encoded by the coding sequence atggaCGCCGTTAGTATTGACACAAATGAACCGTCACAAACTGCTGATGATGAGCCTGTTGATCAACATGATGATATATGTCGTATATGTTTAACAACAAGTGTTGTaatgagaaatttatttattgaagatGATGTTGtatcattatcaacaaaattaatggcttgtacaaatattaaaatgataccAGATGATGGTTTACCAACTCAATTATGTTGTGATTGTGCTGATAAACTTGAAACAGcatatgaattaaaattgCAAGCAGAACATGCTGATAATACTTTGAGAGGTAAACTTGACAAATGGTCAGttaaagatgaatttttttttaatgaagttGAAGTACATCTTGATAATGAAAGatctgttgataaaaattatgaaaataataaaaaacaacaagaacaacaacaacaacatcaacaaattgattgtcatgataaaaataatttaatggaaGTACAAGAAGATCTTGGTAATGATCATGATCATCATGATGATTGTAGTAATACATGTAAAACCGAAAATTATAATGTTCCTGAGAGTATAACAATTGGTGAACATAATTATATGGTACAACAAGATTACTCATTGACAAATGAAGaacaagataaaattttagaacaagATAGTAATCATGATACAACAGATTATAcagttattattaatgaaaatgttaTGGATCATCAAAATGAAatgattgatgatgaaaaaaatgcaaaaaatcctttacaattaaataattctggttctgataataatgaaacaaattattttgaaaatttaagttTAAGTTGTAGATTAAAACAagcaaatattgataaaaaaaaagatatcaataaaatatttttcatgtgttttatttgtgataaacaatttacatcgaaaaatagtataaaagaACATATGAATTCACATGATGAAATTCGTAATAAATTaccagaaaaaattataaaatcaccATTACAGCCATCATCACAACCATTAAAATCTACATCAtctggtaaaaaattaaataaatgtccaTATTGTGGTAaagaatatttatatgttatatcatttaaaaaacatttaaaacaacATGAAAATTCTGATGATGTTATTGGACAAACAAGTATTTcacaattatcaaatgatcaggagattaattttaattctgataatgattttgataatactGATGGTACATTTGAAGTTATAACTGATGATAGAGATGacaatgacgatgatgatgatgataatgatgataataattgtacaTACACTGGTACATTAGAAGCAAATCAAGTTAATGCTGAAGAAGAAAagtcaacaaatattataacaacaacTGATCAAGCTACTTGTTCaacaaatgacaatttaaataaacatatcatTCTTAATGaaacacaattaaatataaaaatgcatACTTCAGATAATGATTCtgatttgttgaaaaattcaacACAATTCAATAtcgataataatgaatttattgaagataatttacaaaaagaattaaataaaaataatgaaggacaattggaaaatttattaacaacaaatgataatagccatgatgatggtgatgatgatgataatggtgataatataaataaaaaaataaataaacaagagaCAATCATTGAATCACgtttaccaaaaataaaatatagatgtaaaatatgtttacaagaatttcataaaaaagatgaattaaGTAGTCATGCAAATGAACATGctgcattaaaaaatatatataaatgtacagaatgtaataaaaattttggtaaTGAATTGACATTGAGAAATCATTTAATAGCAACAAATCATCGTACAATAATACAAGGTAGTGAATATGATccaaataaaagaataaaaagagTTGCTGCAAAAGCagcacaaaaaataattgataaaataaaaatagaaaatgatgatgatgatattgattataatgataaaaaaccaataataacaacaacaacaacaacagcaacaacaaatttatgttcatctgaaaaattattacttgcaataaaaaataaaacatataattttggtaataataaaagagaTATTGAATGTGAAAGTTGTGGTAAAAAATGTAGttcaaaacaatatttaataaaacacaTGGAACATCATGTtagagaagaaaaattaatgcaacaagatgatgataataaaaaagttaaaaaaataattgatacaaatacaaaagaacaaatttctaaaaaaacaaattggaatacatttaatatgcaaaatgatttaatgaatacagatgatgatgaagatgatgatgatgatgaatttgataattgtATGAATTGGCCAATGGATAATCATGAATGTCCAACATGTAAAAAACGTTATAGtactaaaaaatcattattacgTCATCAATTATTACATGATGATCCAAATTATGAATGTGACATAtgtaatgtaaaattttatagaaaagataaattaaaagcaCATTATGATAAATGTTCAGAAAAAAATCCAGATCAAGTTAGAAAATGTAATATATGTGgtgatatatttgaaaataatgaaattctaCGTGAACACAGATCAAAACATGTTGATGAAGGTATATTAACTGAAGAAGATTTACGTGAATTAGAACCAACATCagatgataaaacaaataatgaaaaaataccaAGAAAAAGACGTACAGATATTGTTGGTTTAGAATGTACTGAAtgtaataaacaatatacatCAAGAAAAGGTTTATTACGTCATATACAAGTACATgaaggtaaaaaatatttgtgtgaTATATgtcctaaaaaattttatcgtcgtgaacatttaaaaattcatgttgCAAAACATAATATGATTAAACCATATAAATGTTCACGTTGTTCAAAACGTTTTATTAAAGAAGAACAATTATCACAACATTTAACAAAACATGAAAGaacagttaaaaataaaattaaagatactGATAGTAAttcaaaaagatttttatgtGAAATATGTTCAAAAAGTTTTACACAATCAACAACACTTGTTGCACATTTACGTGCACATAATGGTATTAAACCATTTGTATGTGAAGTATGTGCACGTCCATTTACAACAAatgcatatttaaaaatgcatatGAGAACTCATACAAATGAAAGACCATATACATGTGAATATTGTTCACGTGCATTTGCAAGAGCAGATACACTTGCTAATCATTTAACATCACATACTGGTGAGgctaaatatttatgtaaatattgtccaaaaaaatttagacgtttaaaatcattaaaagaaCATGTATTTATACATACTGGACAACGACCATATGCATGTCCAACATGTGATAgaagatttaataataatggaagTAGATATGCACATAGTAAAAgatgtaaacaaaatttaatgcaAAGTGTTGCTGCTGCACAAGAACCaaatcaaacaaatattattgaaattcaaACACTTGAATTAccacaacaacaccaacaacaactgcaacaacaccaacaagaTCAACAAGATCAACAagatcaacaaaatcatcatcatcaacaacatcatcatcaacaactattacaacaacaacaacaacaacaagaacaacatcaacaacagcttGATGATAATGGTGATGATATGCAGCTTCATAATAATTCACTTCAACAACAAACACAACAAATACAAGTACAAATACAACAAGAACCACATCCAACACATATACATTGTGCAGTTAATAATACAATGCAAGTTGTACAAAATAAAGGCCTTAAAACAATAACACTAAGGCCTGATTTAGTTACATCACATCAATTAATAcaacaagataataatatttcacttCCATATTTACCACTTACTATATTACCACTTACTGTTGCActtactgatgatgatgaagttaTTCTACCAGAAGGtgcaaaattatttacaacaacgcagtaa
- the LOC122852773 gene encoding F-box/LRR-repeat protein 14-like: protein MSRKKICKLSVETSINFELKKNISIPVLNNDCLKYIFAYLSIEDRLRMEEVCKTWRDASKHTWCDIKIYNSFDSKFIGDNFKHNPKQFQVKKLLTRCGIYLTSLSLNWNYDSRIMSAIREHCHNVIELKLHLNNYNDNNFFGAFDKMDKLKTIEIYDYKVDSHVIYSNGILKYLPKTIEHILLSPRVNGLHVAPNIAMTILKFTNLRSLKLQNLELDNNLMNAMTQSQNLTHLDLKGSTLLGKKTWLKNLTNLKIINLTFIQNIDDNFMISLQNNCKKLTKIDLSYCRYISNFGLSQLGHLENLEKILLNGVDKVDNSIITKLQNLKSLECIYCQNVTDKSIIKILNNSPNLEYLNIFKTGITSETLNCLSDVMKKRGNNINLNIFVDENIASSFINIGDKISPNLFILKY from the exons atgtcaaggaaaaaaatttgcaaattatCTGTCGAAACTTCAATTAAtttcgaattaaaaaaaaatatttctatccCAGTTcttaataatgattgtttgaagtatatttttgcatatttatcaattgaagaCCGATTACGAATGGAAGaag tttgtaaAACATGGAGAGATGCAAGTAAACATACCTGgtgtgatataaaaatttacaattcttTTGATAGTAAATTTATTGGTGATAATTTCAAACATAATCCAAAacaatttcaagtaaaaaagctattaacacgttgtggtatttatttaacaagtttatcattaaattggAATTATGATTCAAGAATTATGTCAGCTATACGTGAACATTGTCATAatgttattgaattaaaacttcatttaaataattacaatgataataatttttttggagcatttgataaaatggataaattaaaaacaattgaaatttatgattataaaGTTGACAGTCATGTGATTTATTCAaatggtattttaaaatatttaccaaagaCAATTGAACATATTTTGTTATCACCAAGAGTAAATGGATTACATGTTGCACCAAATATTGCAATG acaattttaaaattcacaaaTCTTCGTTCTTTGAAACTACAAAACCTTGAACTTGATAACAATTTGATGAATGCCATGACACAGAGTCAAAATCTCACTCATCTAGACCTCAAAGGATCAACTTTATTGGGAAAAAAAACTTGGCTAAAAAATCttactaatttaaaaattataaatttaacttttatcCAAAATATCGATGACAATTTCATGATCAGTCtccaaaataattgtaaaaaattaacaaagatTGATCTAAGTTATTGTAgatatatttctaattttggTCTTAGTCAACTTGgacatttagaaaatttagaaaagatattattaaatgGTGTTGATAAAGTTGATAATTCCATCATTactaaattacaaaatttaaaatcacttgAATGTATTTATTGTCAAAATGTTACTGATAAAAGTATCATAAAAATTCTTAATAATTCTCCAAATCTTgagtatttaaatatatttaaaactggTATTACAAGTGAAACTTTAAATTGCCTTTCTGATGTTATGAAAAAACgtggaaataatattaatttaaatatttttgttgacgAAAATATTGCAAGTAGCTTCATTAATATTGGAGATAAAATATCtcctaatttatttattttaaaatattaa
- the LOC122852818 gene encoding uncharacterized protein LOC122852818: MSGQICLKWNSFLNNIQTSFESLWEDDGLVDVTLASDGQCLTAHKVILSASSPFFKKVFQTNPCQHPVIILQDVHFTELEALLSFIYKGEVNIEQKNLQALLKAAETLQIRGLSNDDMINQNSYTQFDECNNQSSEQSSSQIIDEIPKKKKLKINDNNKKHDKNKKRISRESTSSDKSDRDDEFTNNLNTVYRKLDMKMEPIEVLMTDLNKEVVDGEVDEENERIEIGQSDSDQGEARGTDDISIDFNETTHDKPVLYPYQQLPYADLLPTPAVISTWASSRPMDHLACDIMKLLFTPEERILCNVNGKMGKQQFNSNKIQLIREVLIQFSGISPNSTEWDEAWKNCVTKIDTSNRGLKRYLFQRRSVYTQ, translated from the exons atgTCTGGACAAATATGTTTAAAGTggaatagttttttaaataatatacaaacaaGTTTTGAAAGTCTTTGGGAAGATGATGGTTTAGTTGATGTTACACTTGCTAGTGATGGACAATGTTTAACAGCACATAAAGTTATTTTATCAGCAAGTAgtccattttttaaaaaagtatttcag acaAATCCTTGTCAACATCCAGTAATAATACTTCAAGATGTACATTTTACTGAATTGGAAgcattattgtcatttatatACAAAGGTGAagttaatattgaacaaaaaaatttacaagcatTATTAAAAGCTGCTGAAACATTACAAATACGTGGTTTATCAAATGATGATATGATTAATCAAAATTCATATACACAATTTGATGAATGTAATAATCAATCAAGTGaacaatcatcatcacaaataattgatgaaataccaaagaaaaaaaagcttaaaataaatgataataataaaaaacatgataaaaataaaaaaagaatttctcgTGAATCAACTAGTAGTGATAAATCAGACAGAGATgatgaatttacaaataatttaaatactgtTTATCGAAAGCTGGATATGAag atgGAACCAATTGAAGTTTTGATGACTGACCTCAATAAAGAAGTTGTTGATGGAGaagttgatgaagaaaatgaaagaatTGAAATTGGACAATCTGATAGTGACCAAG gagAAGCAAGAGGTACTGatgatatttcaattgattttaatgaaaCAACTCATGATAAACCAGTACTTTATCCATATCAACAATTGCCATATGCTGATTTATTACCAACTCCAGCTGTTATTTCAACATGGGCATCATCAAGACCAATGGATCATCTTGCTTGTGATATTATGAAGCTATTATTTACACCTGAAGAACGTATATTATGTAATGTCAATGGAAAAATGGgaaaacaacaatttaacagtaacaaaatacaattaattagagaagttttaattcaatttagtGGTATATCACCAAATAGTACTGAATGGGATGAAGCATGGAAAAATTGTGTTACTAAAATTGATACTAGTAATCGTGGattaaaaagatatttatttcaaagaaGATCTGTTTATACACAATGA